CAGTCGTCGTGGCAAGAAATTCTAAGGCTTGCGGCACCATTCAAAAATAGCCACTGCAGTGTGACTTTATGTTCATTATTCATTTTCTGGCCTCATCTGACACATGATGATTAACACTAAGCAGTCAAAACTGAAACCCACTCTATCTATAGTTATCTAATGCTTCATTCTTTCGTGAAGCCTCGTGAAGCCTTTTGTGAAGTGTGCATCAACGAAACTGTGGAAAATCTACCAGTGTGGAGAATGGACAGGAAGTCCCACGGCACATGGTGTAACATTAAGATTTGCAGGCATGATACTAGAAAAGATGACTAGAAAAGTTTGATCGTCATTGTCGGATGCACATGAAAGGAAAATTGAAATTCTAATTAGCTACGGTAATTAACTTACTagttaaatttcgtgttaggaAAATGCATGGTTCCAACCGTAGGGTCGTGGGCCAGCACAACTAATTAGGATCATTTTGTTATTTTATATGAAACAAAGTTAATTATTGCAGCGTATAAATAATCAGTTAAATCTCCTCATGTGCATCCTGCACTGACGTCCTGAAGTATACTAGCTATCTTGTGATTCATGACCTCTGCAAATCTTTAAAATTTTGCTCTGCGGTAAAACACACACTGTGGTATTTGTGTGACACTTCTCTCTGAAGATACATTTTGCAGGTCTTGCCTGCATGGAGGTTTTCTAAAGAAATGCACCTCTAAGCATTTCAGGTCGCACTATTGTTGTACACTGCAAACAAAGATGGCCTGTACATATTTGTAGAAGAAAACTTATATAGTACGCTTCTTTTTGTACATAAAGACTACTTCTGTATAATTGATGATGTGTCTGGGAACATTTAGGATCTCAAAGTGGGACAGATTGATCAGTTCGCGTAGAGGCCCGAGGATGAACTTATTTCATAACGATACTTGATGCACAGTGTGCTGTGGTTTTCGTTCCTCGTAGCGCAAGCTGCAGTATTTTCTAGCCTTTACATCAGGTTTTCTTGCATTACTTTGAGGATAAGCTCCCTATGTACTTTGGGATTGTATGCGGATTCAAAGCAGGGATGACATTTTTGAGATTTCTTAAATATGGCATCCTACACTGACTCAAGTGGTGTGCTGCATATTGAAATGATGCAGCGTAATTTTTTCATGAAAATTGGAAAGTTTAATTTCTCGTGGAATGACATATCTCTAGTTCGTACCAGAATTTTGTGTGTATAAGCCACCACTGTTGTATCCCGATTCGAAAGATACGTACACCACAAAAAGCAGATGATGCGCCAGGACATACAGATAAAATGCATGTACATCTTGCCTATGTCAAAtatgccaatatgggcagcttCTTTCAATGGGGCCTGTCCAAGGCATGTCTCATTTtcttatgatgatgatgatgatgatgaatctGGTGGGAAAACAGTGTTGAGTGACCGGCAGTTGATATACATTACGGCTTGCTCTAACCTCTCTTCCGTGGCTTATACGCACGAAATTGCAGTATTGTACAAGAATGTTCCTTTGTGTAAGACCAGTTGTGGTGGAATTCACAACTCTCAAGACTTTTTCGCTGTTCAATTTGGGTATAGGGTCTTGTGTCTCACGTTTCTTCATTGCATCAAATCCTCTCGAGAACACACAGCCCAAACGTGGCACTTCTTCTGATTCATGTAAGACAAAGAATGCGATTCTGCATAATCCTCCCCTCTGTATTGCTCAGTTGCCAGATGCATCAGAAATGGCTTCCATCGTAGCAGGGTTTCCCCCGATGCCGTGGCCAGCAGGGGGGGTCCCGTTGGATCCGCGTGCTGGCGAACATGGTGTTGTTGAATTCAACCACTGTTAAATACACACGCTTTCCTCAGTTTCTATGTGGACTTGTGAGAAATGCATATTTTGTGTAGTGaatgtcagtttttttttcccctactGCAAATATATGTGCTCAAATGGGGCATGTTTTTTGGATGGCTGTTTGATAAGAAACCAGTGTTTGAATACTCCTTTGGTAATATATttaattctgtttttgtacgtTGAGTGAGGCAAGGACCAAGGATTACTATTCTCTATTATGTTGTTTTCATTTCATCATCAACAAGGTAAACATGAGTGCTCCAAAGGAAAGTATGAGACACCTGTTATTCTTGCCATTAGTTTGCCATTGCTACTTTCTGTTCAAAGTCTTTTCTCATTAAACTGTGCACTGTATGTTGGTTACCTGGTATCAGTTTGTTTTAACGAACAAGACAAGTAGAAAAGGTGAGCCTAACTGGACCGCAATGGGATGACAGGATCATAAGGTCCATTATATCTTGCCAGTGTGGTTCAAATTATTTTAAGAATATAATCTTATCATCTTACCAGTTACTAGATCTGGAAGGTACTAGTTAATGAAAAACGGTGCTTACtcgtgaaaaaaatataaaagttaGATAAATAGTAAGGCTGACAATGGTTGCGTAATAAGACCACTTGGATGTTCGCTCCACTGCTACGTCACGGGTCTCCAAGGTCACGTGGCACTACTCATCTAGAGGTGGGTATGCTCACGGCCGTTGAGGTGAGGGAAGTTCCCACCAAAAAAAAAGATTGAGGCGAGAAAAATTCTTAGAAAGAAACAGATGTGTAGAGAAACCTCTgctggcaaaaaaagaaagaaaatgacgTGAGAGTATTTGCCCACCCCTGCTCACGGCTAATTATTTTTGAGGACGTCTTCATAAATTAAATTGCGCAATGCAAGACAGACAGCGCTGAGATAGATAGTAAGATATATAATCGGCGgtaaatgaaaatattttgcagggcTCCTCCTGATAGAATGAAGCAAGCCGGGTTTTGAGTACCAATGGGAGAACTGTATCGACAATCGTCTGGAACAGGAAGCGTCTGGAAAAAAGACTGCGCAACCGGTCGTATGGGGTTCGATTCTGCCATCACTTTGAGCCTTATTTTTTAGCTATGACGAACGTGTGGATGCTCTCTGCCTCCGCTCAAGCTGCGATATATTTCCATTCCAAATTGCCGCCTGGCGCGTAATAGTGTTTGCAGACGATAAGAACAGCGAAGCAGCCGAACATGTGGTTGAGTGTTTCCCGATGCTTATCTGCTACGGCGCACTTTACACGTATATCAGCTCTTGCATGCTACATAATCGTGGTCGTACGTAGAACACATGAAGACTCGCTTGTTGGCCATGCGTAAGCTTCAGAAAGTTCAAGGGTCAAGCAAAAAGCCGGAGAGGCAGGAAATCGTGTCCCTATCGGTCGCgcttatttttaacgatattcAGTTGCTCTAATAGAGCAAAGTTGTAGTGATCGTGTTTGAACACGATTGAGACATTTTATTGCGATCATGCAGCGACACGCGGAAAGTTGCGGAAGCCTGTAAAGGGCACTTCACCTCATTACGAGGCATGTTACGGCGAAGAGCACttaaccaacaccacctagctcgagaaagcctgcttactcgtcgacgtcatataacaactaagagtcagccaatcacgaTAGAGTTTTCAACGGCgatagccaatcacgaacgtgctttcagtggTCGTATCCATGGAGGCGAACAACCGTCGTCTGTTGAACGAATAGCAGTTGAGTAAATAGCAGATACCACATGCTACTCGCAAGCACTCAGTTGCTTGACTAGACAATGCAAACGTTTATTGTACAAATTGTTGTAAAATTGTTTATTTCTTATTGTGTATTGTTATTTGTATTGTTTGTTTACGTTTATTGTTTCATACTACTTGCTACAGTACGCCCATACCTACACTTTCACTTCCGTTCCGTAGGAGTCCAATTAGGTGCATCCTGTCACCACTAAACTTGTGCGCGGGTACAACCTTGTATCTATTGCGTGAACTCGGAATCGTAAGAATGCAGCATAAAACCAGGATCAAACAAATCATACAATACACGGGTGTCTTGTAGTCATGAGGGAAGTGGAATTGCACTGAAACGCTTGGCCATACTCTGGGACATTCCTCAGTACTGCATTGACCCTAAGCGATGCGGGACTTTTTCCAAACTTTCCCTCGCCGGTGGCGTATTCCGGAGCAACATTCTCGCAAAAAGACGTGGCGAACCGAATGAAAAACAGCTGATCTGTAGAGTACGACGGTGCTCCGTTCAGCCTTACTTCACTAGCCACATTTTTCATTTCGCCGCGGAAGAACTCTAACGCGACGCGGACAGAAAGAACATCGAAGAGCAGTTCCGAAGCAGTTGCTTCTGCCGCGGTCTGGTCGAACGGCCGGTGAGTTTGCAGGTACTGGTTCGCCAAGCATCTTTCCGTTTCCTTTACGCTTTCAGTCTTGCCTGTATACTTGTAGAGGAACACGAAGAGAGCTCGAAGGATCCTGTACCCAGCGCGAGGAATATGAAAGAGATTAGTAATGGGATCTTTAGGTAGAAATAAGTCGAAGGACGCCGTGGGAATTTGAATGACCGCTTCGTAGATGTGGACCCAAGCGCTGAACAGGTCTGCCGTCCAGGAAATCCACACGTCTTTCGGTGACGGGTCGAAGGGTACTCTGCGTTTGCGGACAGAGTTCCTGATGTAGTAATAGTAAAAATACATGAGTGGTGACCGCGCGTTGCCCGTGTAAATTTCGTCCATATATTTCGTGCGAAAGGTGAGGTTTTTAAGGTCAGTCGGGTAGAAGAACTGCCACGAGATCCGCTGGACGCGTTCAAAAAATTCCTCAGCCGAAGGGAGCGCGATGCTCTGTCGGACATATTTCAGGAAAGCTTCCCGAAGACGATTCTGCAGGACTTCTTGAATGAAACTAGCGGAAACGCGCGTCTCTCCGACGTCCCTAGCCAACATCATCGGGACGTACGGTTCGACCTGGTTGACGAAACTCAAACACTGATCTTCTCGGCTCGGTTGCAGAGGTCGGTCCGGATCTCCACGCACAACCCATTCGGATAACTTGTCAAATCTGTCTTGGTCCGTGATAAGTGGGAAGACAGACAGCATGATACGAAATACCAGATAGTTCAATATATCTTCGTTCTTTGGTTCGAAATCTTTGAAGAGATTCAAGAGATACGTGGGAGACTTGACTAGGATCGGTGAATTCCACTCCAGGTCCGCTCCAAACAGACCACGAATCAGTGACGTCCAGTCGATGAATTCTAGTGCCGGTAACTTGGATATCTGTACAATTTTACAATAGCCTCCCAGAGAGCAATCTTCCCAAGTTTCCAGGCAGGACGCTATCTTGTTCTCAATCCCTAGCGCATCTTCGTACCTTCCCGTCGACCCTGCTAAACCTTCGAAGGCATATTTCACCGCAGAATATTCGGCATTGACGCGTTTTCTTAAGTGTGGTTGTTCCACTGTTATTATCTTACCATAGCCTTTATATGCAGCGACGTCAAACTTGAAGAAGGAGTCCAAGCCCAATTCACGGTGCACGGTGCCAATTTTATAAGATACCTCTGCCTTGCTCATATCCCGGACGGAACTGGACGTGTAGGGCCAGTTCTCCAACCCGGTTGTGTACAGCAGCGTATGTATTAGTCCCCGAAATAGAGAACCATTCCCCGTCTTACAGTACTCATACGCGAAGGACGCAGCAGGAATGATGTTTGGCTTGTTAAGGGTGTCTTTAACTTTGTCGATGTAGAAACGAACCAGTTCGTGATCAATGGACACGCGTTGTTGTAATGCGTGCAGTGGGTGCTCCTTCTTCCATTTGCCACAGACGAATTGGTACAAGTCGTTGCAGGGAGCGCCGGAAATGTCTAAACTGTGCACCATCTTCTCCGCCATGTCTCGGCAGGCCGACGAGTTGCAGAAGAAAGACTCTCCCATGGTTCCTGTATCTTCCGGCCGACTGTCGGAGGGTATGTTGTTGAACCAGGTTGAAAATGTCCGCCGGGTCTGCTTCAGGACGATGGTGTCCAGGGTGGTGTGAATAGCGACGGCAGTGCCGCACACAAGGAGCAAAGAAAAGATTATTCGGACGCAGCGTTCTCTTGGTTGGGACGGGCTAATAAAGGAGGGATCCCGCGATCCGCTCACCGATGTGGTGGGCATTGTAGGGTGGCTAGATGacgatggtggtgatgatgatgttcCATGTAGTCTAGTGGAGCACGAGGATTTCAGAGTGCGCGTGATAGTTTTCTTTGTACcattttatatacagggtgttgatctttattcgttacagaatttttatttaaaaataaaCTAGcggagcaaaatagatgccgtttttgcagttgagtatggccaggcgaacattctctcgaagacCGTATATACTtacaagatcactaattacctaaaattcattaattaactctttaattatgggatttcgcGCAATAGCGTTGtagcagaacgggagatattcctgGTTGTAAGTCATTCCATGGTTACTAAAAAAAACACCTTAAACACGTACATgtcttgaaatatccatcgctgaatttcgctatgcaaatgagccgaaacaagaactacgcactttccgagcgcagaaatgacgcgaccttcgccttatctggtTCGGAGAgcggtggtgctaatgaaagagctcgc
This portion of the Ornithodoros turicata isolate Travis chromosome 3, ASM3712646v1, whole genome shotgun sequence genome encodes:
- the LOC135389776 gene encoding neprilysin-like, with product MPTTSVSGSRDPSFISPSQPRERCVRIIFSLLLVCGTAVAIHTTLDTIVLKQTRRTFSTWFNNIPSDSRPEDTGTMGESFFCNSSACRDMAEKMVHSLDISGAPCNDLYQFVCGKWKKEHPLHALQQRVSIDHELVRFYIDKVKDTLNKPNIIPAASFAYEYCKTGNGSLFRGLIHTLLYTTGLENWPYTSSSVRDMSKAEVSYKIGTVHRELGLDSFFKFDVAAYKGYGKIITVEQPHLRKRVNAEYSAVKYAFEGLAGSTGRYEDALGIENKIASCLETWEDCSLGGYCKIVQISKLPALEFIDWTSLIRGLFGADLEWNSPILVKSPTYLLNLFKDFEPKNEDILNYLVFRIMLSVFPLITDQDRFDKLSEWVVRGDPDRPLQPSREDQCLSFVNQVEPYVPMMLARDVGETRVSASFIQEVLQNRLREAFLKYVRQSIALPSAEEFFERVQRISWQFFYPTDLKNLTFRTKYMDEIYTGNARSPLMYFYYYYIRNSVRKRRVPFDPSPKDVWISWTADLFSAWVHIYEAVIQIPTASFDLFLPKDPITNLFHIPRAGYRILRALFVFLYKYTGKTESVKETERCLANQYLQTHRPFDQTAAEATASELLFDVLSVRVALEFFRGEMKNVASEVRLNGAPSYSTDQLFFIRFATSFCENVAPEYATGEGKFGKSPASLRVNAVLRNVPEYGQAFQCNSTSLMTTRHPCIV